TGTTGTCGATTGCGATGCACCCGCGCTTTGCGCATTCGGGAACGAGCTGTTTGGAGGGCGTGCCGCCCGCCGAGAAAATGGCGATGTCGAAGCGCGAGAAGCATTCGGGTTTTGCCTCCTCGACGATAAAAGTTTTGTCTTCGAATTTTATTTCCTTGCCCGCCGAGCGCGACGATGCCATTAATGTCAGAGACTCCATTGGAAAGTTTCTTTTGAAAAGAAGCTTTATGAGTTCTTGTCCGACGGCGCCGGTCGCGCCCACGATAGCAACTTTATACTTTTTATTCATGAATATTTTTTTAGCTAAAATGTTGGAAGCCTGCAATAGGCTGAATGTAAAACCTTCGAAATATCTTATATACGCGTCGATTGGCGAGCAAAAACTTTACGTTTTTTCAAAAAACACGCTTTTAAAGACCTACCCCATATCGACATCGCGCGCCGCGACGAGCTGCGTAAGGGACTCTCTCGGCACTCCGACGGGGCTTCATAAAATCGACGGAAAAATCGGCGCAGACGCCCCGCTCGACACGGTTTTCCGCGGGCGCGTCCCCTGCGGGCTGATTTGCGAGCAGACGCCCGAAGAACAAAAGAAGAACCTCATCACCGCGCGAATCATGCGTCTGCGCGGCTTGGAGAACGGCGTGAACGCGGGCGGCGACGTAGACACCTACGCCCGCTACGTCTACATTCATGGGACGAATCAGGAGGACAAAGTGGGAACGCCCAACAGCCACGGCTGCCTGCTGCTAAAAAACGCGGACGTTGCGGAGCTTTTTGATGTTGTAAACGACGGCTCGCTCGTGCTAATCTGCATGTAGATTTTTTATGCGAAGCATTCTCATAGTTGACGACGAAAAACACACGCGCGACGGGCTGTCCGCGGTTCTCGCCGATTCATACGACGTTTTCGCCGCCGCAGACGCCGACGAGGCAATCAAAATGCTCGACGCCGAACCTTTCGACGCCGTTATTACCGACCTCCGCATGGCGGGAAAGTCTGGCATGAGCGTGATAGACAAGACAATCTCCATGCCCGAAAAGCCCGTCTGCATAATGCTCACGGCGTACGGGAACATGGAAACCGCGGTGGAGGCAATGAAGCACGGAGCTACGGATTTTCTCGCGAAGCCCGTAGACATCGACAGGCTCGAAAAAACGCTCTCCGACGCGCTCGACAGGCGCGACGCGCAGAAAAGCGAGGCTGACATCAAGAAGCGCGAGCACGTCGCCGCCGTGAAGAAATCGCACGGGGAGGACGCGGTGGTCGCCACAAAGCACGTCGAGACGGGCTGTCTTATCGCCACGGGCAAAAAAATGCGCGAAGTGGTGGAAAAGGCGGTTCAGGTTGCGCACTCAAAGGCGACAGTCATGATTACGGGCGAGACGGGAACGGGCAAAGAGCTAATCGCCCGCCTCATACACTCGTCGTCGCCGCGCAAGGACAAGCCTTTCCTTCCCGTCCACTGCGCCGCGCTTCCCGCAAACCTCCTTGAAAGCGAGCTTTTCGGCTATGAAAAGGGCGCGTTCACGGGCGCTGCCCAGCGCAGAATAGGACGCTTCGAAGCGGCGGACGGCGGCACAATCTTCCTCGACGAAATCGGGGAAATCGACGCGCAGACGCAGGTCAAGCTTTTGCGCTTTTTGGAGACAAAGACTTTCGAAAGGCTCGGCAGCACGCAGAGCATTACGGTGGACGTGCGCGTTGTGTGCGCCACAAACAAAGACCTCAAAGCCATGAGCGAGCGCGGCGAATACCGCGAAGACCTCTACTACCGCCTGAACGTTGTGGAAATAAAAATTCCGCCGCTGCGCGAGCACAGGGAGGACATAGAGCCGCTGCTGAAATCGTACATAGGCTACTACGCGCGCGAAAACGGCGTAGAGCCCGTGGAAATTTCGCCCGAAGCTCTCGACATTCTCGAAAAATACGAGTGGCATGGCAACATCAGGGAGCTTAGAAATTTCGCCGAAAACATCGTGGTAATGAGCCCCGCCCGCAGGCTCGAGGCAAAAGACCTCGACCCGAAATTCACGCTTCCGCCGCGGCACGAAAGCCCGACGCTCTCGAAAAAAGAGAACGAGGCGGAGCTTATCAGAAAGGCGTTGGAGGCTTCGGGCGGAAACAAAAGCAGGGCGGCGGAAATGCTCGGAATCAGCCGCCGCACGATCCACAGGAAGCTCGACGAATTCAAACGCGGATAGCATGGGCGCGGATCTGAAAAACATTGCGAAAGTGTCGTTCGGGACGGTCGGCTCGCGCGTGATGGGGCTTGTGCGCGACTCCGCCACAATGGCGTACATGGGAATCGGCGCGGTTAGCGCGGCATACACATTCGCATTCACCCTCCCCAACCTCTTCCGCAGACTCCTCGGCGAGGGCGCGCTGACTTCGGCGCTGATTCCGATTTTCTCGCAGACGCTCAAAAACGACGGCAGGGAAAACGCGTTCGCGTTCCTCAACAGGGTGCTCACGCGCGGCGGAATTTTGATGGCGGCGCTCGCCGTGCTGGGGTCGCTGGCGGCGGTGTGCGCGGCGCAGTTTTTCGACGCCGAACAGCAGAGGTTTCTCCTCGGTGCAAGCTTCTCGGCGGTGCTCATGCCCTACCTTACGCTCGTGTGCCTTGCGGCGGTGTTTTCGGGGGCGTTGAACGCGCTCGGCTCGTTCGGAGTTCCGTCGATTACGCCGGCTCTGCACAACCTCTCGATTATAGGCGGGCTTGCGGCGGGAGTCGCGCTCTTCGGCTCGGAAGACGCGGTTTCGATTGCGTACTGCATGTGCGCGGGCTGGCTTGCGGGGGGCTTCATACAGCTTGCGCTGCCCGCGTACTGGCTGTCGAAATGCGGCTGGAAATTTTCGTTCGACCTCTCGCCGTCGCCCGCGCTGTCGGAACTGTACGCGCTGTTTTTGCCCGCGCTCGTGGGGGCGGCGGTGTTCCAGCTGAACGTGTTTGTCTCGAAAATGCTCGCGCTGTTCCTCAACGACGCGGCTCTCCCTACGCTCTACCTTTCGAGCAGGATTCTCGAATTTCCGCTGGGAGTGTTCACGCTCGCAATCGCGACGGTCTATTTCCCGAAACTATCAAAGCTGGGAGACTCCGGCGCCGAGTTCAGGCGCGAGTACTCAAACGGGCTTGTTGTGACGATGGGAATCGCAATACCCGCAATGTTCGGGATTATCGCTACTTCACGCGACATCTTGGCCCTGCTTTTCGAGTGGGGTCTGTTCGGGACGAAGGACGTAGACGTCTGCCTGCCCGTGCTGATTGTAAGCGTCATAGGGCTGCCTTTCTTCGCGCTCTCGACATTCGCCACGCGCGGATTCCACTCTACAAAAGACACGCGCACGCCCGTGAAAGTGTCGTACTGGGCGTTTGCCGCAAACGTCGCGCTGTCGCTTGCGCTGATGTTCCCGTTCGGAGCGGCGGGGCTTGCGGGGGCGAACGTGGGGGCGGCGGCGTTGCAGGCGCTTATGCTCGACGCCAAGCTGAAACGCAAGAGCGGAACTTCGGGCGAATGCCGCGAGATTTTGAAAATCGTGGCGGCGTCGGCGGCGATGGCGTGCGCGGTGGTCGCGGCGCGGAACGCGCTTGCAGAAACGCTTTCGGGCAAGACGCTCGCGTTCGCAGTGTGCGCGGTCGTGATACCCGTGGCGTGCGTTTTCTACTACGCAATGCTTAAAATTCTGCGGTTTAAAAGAACCGAAAACATCGAAAAAATTTTGTTCAGGAAAATACGGAAATGACCGAAAACACCATGCCAGACTCGCGCGAGCTATTCCACGCAACATGCGCGGGCGTAAAATTCAAACGCCCGCCGTTTTGGCTCATGCGGCAGGCGGGACGCTATCTGCCAGAATACAGGCGGTTGAAGGAAAAGCACGGCTTCCTCGGAATCGTCAGGACGCCTGAAGTCGCGGTGGAGGCGGCGTTGCAGCCAATCAGGAGGTTCGACTTCGACTGCGCGATAATTTTTTCCGACATTCTCGTAATTCCCGAAGCCCTCGGCTTCCCCTACAAATTCAAGGACGCGGGCGGCATTCTCATGGAGCGCAGGGTGGAGACCGAAGACGACGTGCGCGAAATGCGCGACAACATCGGCGGAATCCGCGAAAGGCTCGCCTACGTTTTCGAGAACGCAAAACTGCTGCGCCGCGCGCTTCCCAAGAAGGCGGTGCTGGGCTTCTGCGGCTCGCCGTTCACTCTCGCCGCGTACATGGTTGAGGGCGAAAGCTCGAAGACGTTTCCGCGCTTCCGAAACTTCCTCTCGCAAAGGCGCGGCGTTTTCGAAATGCTCGCCGAAACCCTCGAAGACGCGCTCTCCGACTATCTGAAAATGCAGATTGAATGCGGGCTTGACGGCGTCCAGATTTTCGACTCGCACGCGTCGCTCACCCCGCCCGACGAATACGGAAGGCTGTCGGGCGGGCACATTAAAAACATACTCGACAAGCTCGACGGGCGCACGCGCACGATAGTCTTCGCGCCGCACATGTCGGGGAGGTTCGCGGAAGTCTCGCAACTGGGCGCGGACGTGTATTCGGTAGACTCCGCCGCGCCGCTGCCGTCGCTTAGATGCGGCGCAACGCCCTACTGCCTGCAAGGCAACCTGCCGCCCGAAACGCTGTCGAACTCGACGCCCGAAAAGACCGCCGAACTTACGAAAAAAATAGTCGCCGACATGCTCCCGTTCGGACGCCACATTTTCAACCTCGGACACGGCATTCGCCCCGACGCGAAAATCGAAAACGTGGAGGCGATGTGCCGCGCGGTAAGGAGCTTCGAGCAATGAAAAATCTAAGGGAACTCATAGCAAAATACGAAACTGCGGGGCCGCGCTACACCTCGTACCCCACCGCGCCGCACTTCTCGGCCGATGCCGACAAGCGGCGGCTCGCCCAGCTTGCGTTGGGCGCGGACTCGCCCGCGTCGCTCTACATTCACATTCCGTTCTGCGAGTCGCTGTGCCGCTTCTGCGGCTGCACGTCGAGCGTCTGCCGCGACCCGTCGAAAATCGACGCCTACATAGAGCTTCTCCGCCGCGAACTCGAACTGTGGCGCGACGCGGGGCTTCCCAAACGCGCCCTCAAACAAATACATTTCGGGGGAGGCACGCCCAACCTGCCGTCGGTCGAGCAAATCGGGAAAATCGGGGAACTCGTGCGCAAATACTTTTCGATTGACGCCGACTGCGAATTTTCCGCCGAGTTCGACCCGCGCACGCTCACCGAAGACAAGGTGCGCGAGTTCGTGAAAATCGGGCTGAACCGCGCCTCGATGGGCATTCAGGACACGAACCCCGAAGTGCAAAAGGCGGTCAACAGAATACAGCCGCAGGATACGAACGCCGCCGCCGCAAAATGGCTGCGCGACGCGGGCGTATCGGAGCTTAACATAGACCTCATCTACGGGCTTCCCCTGCAAACGGCAAAGACTTTCGAAAAGACGCTCGAAGACGCGCTTTCGCTGAACCCGACGCGCGTCGCGCTATTCGGATACGCGCACGTTCCGTGGATAAAGCCCGTCCAGAAAACGCTCGAAAATTTCCGCATTCCCGCGCCCGAAGAAAAGGTCGAAATCTTCCTGCTGGCAAAGGATTTCTTCGAAAAAAACGGCTTCGAATACGTCGGGCTCGACCACTTTGCAAAGCCCGACGACCCCCTGATTGCCGCCCGCAAAAACGGCACGCTCCACAGGAATTTTCAGGGCTACACAACCCGCGCGGGGCTTGACACTTTCGCGGTCGGGCTTACGTCGATTTCCGAAACGAAGACGTCGTACCGCCAGAATTTCAAGGACATGGCGGCGTACGAAAACGCGCTTTCGCGCGGCGAGCTGCCGATTGAGCGCGGGATAATCCTCGACGGCGACGACATCATAAGGCGCGGGATAATCATGGACGTCATGTGCTCGCTGAAAGTATGCTACGGGAACTACGGAGTGGACTTCAAAAAAGTCTTCGAATCGGCGCTTCCGAAGCTGGCGGAAATGGAGCGCGACGGGCTTGTGAAAACGTCGCCCGACGGCTTCGAAGTCGAGCCGCTCGGCAGGCTTTTCCTGCGGAACATCGCAATGCTTTTCGACGGACGCCTCGCAAAGGGCGCGCAACGCTACTCAAAAACGATATAAAAAAGGACATGCATGAAACTGTTTCTGCTTCGGCACGCAAAAGCCCGCGACACTTGGCCGGACGCCGAGCGCGAACTGAGCGAACACGGAATCGGGCAGGTGGAAAAGCTCGCCGCCGCCGTAGACGCCTCGCAATTCTACGATGTCGTGCAGATTTGGCACAGCCCCTACGTCCGCGCAGAGCAGACCGCGCGGATTTTCAGGGAGCGAACCGCCATGGGCGCGCAGCTTGTGCCCACGCCCTCAATCACCCCCGAAGACAGCCCCTACGAGGCCGCGCGGCTTGTGGCGTCGCTCTCGTGCTTCGGGAAGGATTTGATGATAGTTTCGCACAACCCGTTTCTCGAAAACCTCGCCGACATTCTGCTTGCGGGAACAAAGCGCGGCGGACGCGCGATATTCGACAAGTGCACGCTGGCGTCGCTCACAATGGAAGAGCCGCCCTCGCACGACATCGAATACGGGCTTTGGGCGCTGGACTTCCTGATTTCCCCGAAAATCATTCGCTGATATTTTCGAATAAGCCCAATCAACAAAAAACGCCGAGCCCCTTTGCGGGATTCGGCGTTTTTTTGCGGCAAGCGCGGAAGCGTCGCCTCCCGCCTGCCGCGCCGCGCGTGCGCGACAGTTCGAGCCTATTTTGCGGCTTCGGGCGCGTAGTCCGAAGCGCGTTCGTAGAAGTCGGGCTTGATGTCGTTGCGGAGGGCGGAATCGTCGTCGTCTTTGGGAAGTTCCCAGCCGCCGCCGATTGCCGCGATGAAGTCTACGCACGCCTTGAATCTGTCGCCGCGCAGGCTGATTTGCGTGCGTTCGTTGGCAAGCGCAAGCCTCGAAGCGTCGCTGACCGAGAAGTAGTCAACAAAGCCCAAGTCGTACTGTTTGCGGGTAAGTTCGTAGACCTTTTTGGAGGCGTCGGTGACGGCGGAGCGTTTCGCGTATTCGTCGCGAAGATTGTTTATCGACGACATCGCGTTTTCGACCTCGCCGATTGCCGACAAGACCTTCGCCTTGTAGTTTTCGAGCGTCTCCTTGTGCGCGGCGAGGGCAACCTGCTTCTGCGCGTAAATGCGTCCCGCCTGAAAAATCGGGATATAGATTTGCGGGCTTACGCCCCACGCAAAGCTGCTCGAATTAAGCAGTTTGTCTATTTTGTTCGCCGAAAGCTCGGTATTTGCGGAAATCGAAACGGTCGGAAAGAACGCCGCCTGCGCCGCGCCGATTCTCGCGTTCGCCGCGTAGACTTCGCGCTCTGCGGCGGCGATGTCGGGACGGCGTTCGAGCAGCTGCGAGGGCACTGCGGCGGGAAGCTTCGGCAGGACGTCGCCGAGGGGCGCGTCGTCGAGAACGAGCTTCGAGGGCGTTGTGCCCACGAGTATTGCGATGTTGTTTCGGGCTTTTGCGATATTCGAGCGCACCGACGAAAGCTGGGCGGCGGCTTCCGCCTCCTGCTCTATTGCGCGCTGCAAGTCGAGGTCGCTTGCGAAGTCGAGCTTTACCCTGTCGGAAATGAGCTTCGTCTGCTCTTTGCGGACTTCGAGCGTGCGTTCAAGCAGCTCCACTTCCGAGTAGTACTGGCGGATTGAAAAATACGATTTCGCAACCTGCGCCTGCATGGAAAGCATGAGGCTGTTGTAGGCGTCGAGGGTCGCCTGGGCGGTGGCGACGTCCGATTCGATAATGCTCATGACGCGCCCGAACAAGTCCAAGTCCCACGTCATGCCAAGCCCCGTCGTCCACTTGTCGTAGCGAGAGTAGGCTTGGGTGAGGTTCTTGGAGGTCGCCGTGCGCATGAACGACGCGTTGCCGTTCATCTGCGGGTACAGCTGCGCCTCGTCCATGCGGGCGTTTTGGCGCGCCTGCTCCACGCGGTAGAACGCCGCCGACAGCGACGGATTGTTCTTTTTGCACTGTTCGAGGAGCGAGTTCAGAACGGGGTCGTTAAAGATTTTCCACCAGTCGCCCTTGGGGAGCGATTCGGCGGGAGCCGCCTCTTTCCAAAGCCCGTCGTCGCGGAAGAAGTGCTCTTCGGAGAGGTCCTGCTTCGCGATTTCGGCGGTCGGCGGGACGTAGTCGGGACCGACCATGCAGCCCGCGAGCGCGAGAGCCGCCGCCCCTGCAATCAAAGTATTCAAGTGTTTTTTCATTTTTTTACGCCTGTCTGTTTGTGTATTTTCTGCGTATTACATAGAAGAAAATCGGGGTAAACATCAGTCCGAGAATCGTGACGCCCAGCATTCCGAAGAACACCGACGTACCCAGAGCCTGACGGAGTTCCGAACCCGAACCCTCCGAGAACGCGAGCGGCACGACGCCCAGAATGAACGCGAACGATGTCATTAGAATGGGGCGCAGTCTGTTGCGCGAAGCCATTTTGACCGCGTAGACAACATCTTCCCCCTTTTCCTGTCTTTGTTTTGCGAATTCGACAATAAGTATGGCGTTTTTGCAAGCCAAACCTATCAAAACGACGAAGCCGATTTGCGTCATGATGTTGTTGTCCATGCCGCGCAAGTCTACGCCGCCTATCGCGAACAGAAGAACCAGCGGGACTACGAGGATAACAGCAAGCGGCAGAGTCCAGCTTTCGTACAGCGCCGAAAGCAGCAGGAACACGAAGAGCACGCATATGCCGAATATCACGATTGCCGTGTTGCCCACGCGCTTTTCTTGAAACGCCAAGTCGGTCCAGTCGATGCCCATGCCCGCAGGGAGCACGTCGGCGGCGACCTGCTCTATTGCCGCCATAGCCTGCCCCGTACTGTACCCCGGAGCGACGTTGCCCATGACTTCGGCGGACGGGTACAGATTGTAGCGTCCCACGCTGTCCGGCCCTATTGTGCGCGACACCGTCGCGACCGAGCCGAGCGGCACGTTGACGCCGCGGACGTTCGGCACTTTCATGTTGTAGATGTCGGTGATGTCGGTGCGCTGCGCGCCCTGCGCCTGCGCCATCACGCGGTAGACGCGGTTGAGAATGTTGAAGTCGTTTACGTACACCGAGCCCATATTGAACTGCATTGTGTTGAAAATCGACGAAATCGGAACGTTGAGCTTCTGCGCGCGCTCGCGGTCGATGTCGACATAGAGCTGCGGCGACGACACGCGGTATGTCGTGAACGCGAGCGAAATTTCTGGGCGCGACATCGCCTTTGCGGCAATCATGCGCGTGTATTTTTCGACCGCCGAAATGCCCAAGCCCATTCTGTCCTGAACCATCGCCTTGAAGTCGCCGCCCATGCCGATGCCGTTGACTGCGGGGGGCGTGAGGACGAACGTCGAGGCTTCGGGAACCTGCGCCTGCAAAATGCCGGAAACTTTGCCTATGATTTTATCGAGCGTGATTCCCTGCTTTATGCGCGAATCCTTCGGGGCGAGCTTTACGAAAATCGCGCCCGCGTTCGACGACTTCGAGAAGCTCGCGCCGTTCAGACCCGCGACGCACATGAAGTCTTGGATACCGTCGACCTTTTGGAGTAGCGACTGTATTTTGGAAAGCGTAGCCTCCGTATGCGCAAGCGAAACGCCGTCGGGCAGCTGCGCGGTGATGAAGATGTAGCCCGTGTCCTGCTTGGGAATGAAGCCCCTCGGAGTGTTTTGGAAAAGGTAGGCCGTAGCCCCCAGCAGCCCCGCGTAGAGAATGAGGAACAGCGCCGACATGCGGACAATCCGCGCAACGAACGCGCCGTACCTGTCGGCGACCCACTCGAAGCCCGCGTTGAAGCCCCTGAAAAACCAGCCGAAGAGCGCGTTCCAGATGCGCGTAAACCAGTCGGGCTTGTCGGTGTGTTTTAGCATGATTGCGCAGAGCGCGGGCGAAAGCGTAAGCGAAACAATGCCCGAAAGGATTGTCGAAACCGCGATTGTCAGCGCGAACTGGCGGTAGAACTGCCCCGAAATGCCCTCGATGAACGCCGTCGGGACGAACACGCTCGAAAGCACGAGCACGATTGCAATCAGCGCGCCCTGCACCTGCGTCATCGCCTTTTTCGTAGCCTCCTTCGCGTCGAGACCGTCGCGCATGTTGCGTTCCACGTTTTCGACGACGACGATTGCGTCGTCAACGACGATGCCGATTGCGAGCACCAAGCCGAACAGCGAAAGGTTGTTAATCGAGAACCCGAACAGGTACATGAAGAAGAACGTTCCCACGAGCGAAACGGGAATCGCGAAAAGCGGAATCACCGCCGCGCGCCAGTTTTGCAGGAACAGCATCATCACAAAAACGACGAGCAGAATCGCCTCGAAAATCGTGTGGTACACGGCCGAGACCGACGCGCGGATGTATTCCGTGTTGTCGAGCGTCACCTTGTAGTCCACGCCCGCGGGGAACTCCTTGCGCATTTCGTCGAGCGCCTTGTAGATGTTGTTTACGGTATTGATGCCGTTCGTTCCGGGGAGCTGGTAGATGCCCATGCCCACGCACGGCATGCCGTTCATGGAGGATTCGTCGCTGTAAGTGTACGCGCCGAGCTCGATTGTCGCCACGTCTTTGAGCAGCACCGTCTTGCCGTCGGGCGTGTATTTAATGATGATGTTTTCGAACTCTTCGGGAGTCGCCAAACGCCCCTGCGTGTTGATGATAAGCTCGTGCGCGACGTTCGGGTTGGCGAGCGGCGGCTGGTTGAGCTTGCCCGCCGCAACCTGCTTGTTCTGCTCGCGCAAAGCCGACACTACCTGCGAGGCGTTCATGTTGAAGTGCGCAAGCCTGTCGGTGTTGAGCCACACGCGCATGCTGTATTCGCGCTTGCCGAAAATGTTGACGTCGCTGACGCCGTATATGCGCGATAGCCTGTCGACCATCTGCGTGATTGCGTAGTTGGTGAGGTACAGTTTGTCGCGGCTGCCGTCGGGCGAATAGAGGTTGCAGACAACGAGCATGTCGGGCGACCTCTTCTTGACGACAACGCCGATGTTGCGCACGTCGTCGGGGAGTCGGGGAGTCGCCATCGAGACGCGGTTCTGAACCTGAACCTGCGCGATGTCGATGTTCGTGCCGAGCTCGAATGTAACGGTGATGGAAACCGAGCCGTCGGCGTTGCACTGGCTCGACATGTACATCATTTTTTCGACGCCGTTGATTTCCTGTTCGAGCGGCGCGACGACCGTATCCATGAGGATTTCGGGCGACGCCCCGGGATAGCTTGTCGAAACCGAGACCTGCGGCGGAACAACGTCGGGATACTGGGTAACGGGAAGCCTGAAATAGCCAACCACCCCGATTAGGGTGATGAGAATGGAAATGACCGCCGCGAAAATCGGCCTGTCTATGAAAAAGTGCGAGAATTTCATTTCCGTTTGCCTCTTTTATTTGCCCTCTTCGAACTTGATTTCGGCGGGCGCGACTTTCGTTCCGGGGGCGGCGCGCTGCAGCCCAACGGCGACAACCCTGTCGTCGGGCGAAACGCCTTCGTCAATCACGCGGTACTTGCCGAGCAGTCTGCCGACCTTCACGGGGCGGTACTGCGCGATGTCGTTTTTGTCGACGACTACGACATAGCGGTTCACGAGGTCCGTGCCGATGATGTCTTCGGGCACGAGCACCACGGGGTGTTCCTTTTCGGCGAGCACGCTGATTTTCGCGAACATTCCGGGCGAAAGCAGGTAGTCGGAATTGTCGAAGTCGGCGCGCATTGTAAGGCTCGAAGTCTCCGTTCCGATTTTGTTGTCGAAGTATGTAAGCTGTCCGTCGCGGGTTGTCTTGCCGTCGAGCAGCACGATTTTCGTTTTCGGGCCGGTCTTTTTAACGGAGTCAATCTGCTTGAAAAGCCCCGTGTTCTTGTAGCGGATATTGTCGCGCTCGCTGATTTCGAAATACGCCTGAATGACGTCGCATTTTACGATTGTCGTAAGGAGCGTGGAGTTCGCCGAAACGAGGTTGCCTGCGTCCACCATTGCCTCGCCGACCTTGCCCGAAATCGGAGCGCGGATATGCGTGAATTCGAGGTTCAGCTCGGCGTCGCGCAGCCGCGCACGGGCGTCGAGAAGCGCGGCTTCGGCGGAAAGCAGCTCGCTTGTGCGGGTTTCGAAAGTCTCCTTCGAAATCGCCTTTGCGGCGAAAAGCTCCTTCGCGCGGTCGGTGTTGCTTTTTGCGAGCG
The Opitutia bacterium KCR 482 genome window above contains:
- a CDS encoding efflux RND transporter periplasmic adaptor subunit, whose protein sequence is MNMKKTDIYICKFAVALIAAATAFASGCKKNVAASAGAARPAPAVQVAKPLHKSVEFWDDYTARLEALAYVELRARVGGYLQKVAFKEGEFVKEGDLLFVIDPRPYEAALASAKAQVKEVEARLTLAKSNTDRAKELFAAKAISKETFETRTSELLSAEAALLDARARLRDAELNLEFTHIRAPISGKVGEAMVDAGNLVSANSTLLTTIVKCDVIQAYFEISERDNIRYKNTGLFKQIDSVKKTGPKTKIVLLDGKTTRDGQLTYFDNKIGTETSSLTMRADFDNSDYLLSPGMFAKISVLAEKEHPVVLVPEDIIGTDLVNRYVVVVDKNDIAQYRPVKVGRLLGKYRVIDEGVSPDDRVVAVGLQRAAPGTKVAPAEIKFEEGK
- a CDS encoding multidrug efflux RND transporter permease subunit, yielding MKFSHFFIDRPIFAAVISILITLIGVVGYFRLPVTQYPDVVPPQVSVSTSYPGASPEILMDTVVAPLEQEINGVEKMMYMSSQCNADGSVSITVTFELGTNIDIAQVQVQNRVSMATPRLPDDVRNIGVVVKKRSPDMLVVCNLYSPDGSRDKLYLTNYAITQMVDRLSRIYGVSDVNIFGKREYSMRVWLNTDRLAHFNMNASQVVSALREQNKQVAAGKLNQPPLANPNVAHELIINTQGRLATPEEFENIIIKYTPDGKTVLLKDVATIELGAYTYSDESSMNGMPCVGMGIYQLPGTNGINTVNNIYKALDEMRKEFPAGVDYKVTLDNTEYIRASVSAVYHTIFEAILLVVFVMMLFLQNWRAAVIPLFAIPVSLVGTFFFMYLFGFSINNLSLFGLVLAIGIVVDDAIVVVENVERNMRDGLDAKEATKKAMTQVQGALIAIVLVLSSVFVPTAFIEGISGQFYRQFALTIAVSTILSGIVSLTLSPALCAIMLKHTDKPDWFTRIWNALFGWFFRGFNAGFEWVADRYGAFVARIVRMSALFLILYAGLLGATAYLFQNTPRGFIPKQDTGYIFITAQLPDGVSLAHTEATLSKIQSLLQKVDGIQDFMCVAGLNGASFSKSSNAGAIFVKLAPKDSRIKQGITLDKIIGKVSGILQAQVPEASTFVLTPPAVNGIGMGGDFKAMVQDRMGLGISAVEKYTRMIAAKAMSRPEISLAFTTYRVSSPQLYVDIDRERAQKLNVPISSIFNTMQFNMGSVYVNDFNILNRVYRVMAQAQGAQRTDITDIYNMKVPNVRGVNVPLGSVATVSRTIGPDSVGRYNLYPSAEVMGNVAPGYSTGQAMAAIEQVAADVLPAGMGIDWTDLAFQEKRVGNTAIVIFGICVLFVFLLLSALYESWTLPLAVILVVPLVLLFAIGGVDLRGMDNNIMTQIGFVVLIGLACKNAILIVEFAKQRQEKGEDVVYAVKMASRNRLRPILMTSFAFILGVVPLAFSEGSGSELRQALGTSVFFGMLGVTILGLMFTPIFFYVIRRKYTNRQA